AATCGGAACTCGTTACTTACCAGAATGCCTACTCATCACTTCTTTAGAACCCTGTTTGATGTGCGCAGGTACGATTCTTCTTTCAAGAATCCCCAAGGTTATATATCTTCTACCGGCAAAACAAGGAGAAGGAATTTCTTCGCTGAGCATCGAAACGATCTACTCTCGAAATTTTTTCCCGGAGTTGATTTGTATTCCTGCGGAAATGTCGAAGGAAGCCTTCAAATCGTTTTTCAAGGCCAGAAGAAAGAAATTCAATTGACGTACAGCCTCTAGACAGAATTCCTGAATGCTATAGGAGAAGTGTCAGAGTGGTCTATTGTGCATGCTTGGAAAGCATGTGTGCCAAAAGCACCCCGGGTTCGAATCCCGGCTTCTCCGACTCCATTTTATGGCAGGAACTCACGAAGTCCTTTCTCGGAAATATCGCCCGCAAAGATTCCGGGACGTTATCCATCAAGATCTTGCTATAGGCGCTCTTCAAAACGCTCTTAAATCCGGAAAAATCGGTCACGCATATATCTTCTTCGGCCCCCGTGGTGTTGGTAAAACAACCATCGCACGAATTCTCGCCAAACGCCTCAACTGTCAAAATCCGATCGAAAACGAACCGTGTAATGAGTGTAGCTCTTGTACCGAAGTCACTCGCGGTATTTCGAGCGACGTTCTTGAAATCGATGCGGCGAGTAATCGTGGTATTGAAAACATTCGTGAACTCAGAGACAACGTAAAGTTCGCGCCTATGGGCGGGAAATATAAGGTTTATATAATAGACGAGGTCCACATGTTAACGGACCAGTCCTTTAACGCACTTCTCAAAACTTTAGAGGAACCGCCTTCTCATATCGTATTCGTTCTTGCTACGACCGAATTTCATAAAATTCCGGAAACGATTCTTTCTCGATGCCAAGACTTCATTTTTAAAAAGGTTCCCCTTTCTGTTTTGCAAGACTATTCCGAAAAACTTTGCAAGATAGAAAACGTTCAGTATGATCAGGAAGGTCTTTTCTGGATCGCAAAGAAAGGGGACGGTTCCGTAAGAGATATGCTCTCTTTTATGGAACAGGCAATTGTGTTTACGGATTCTAAATTGATCGGCGCTGCGATTCGAAAGATGATCGGTTATCATGGGATAGAATTTTTGACTTCGTTTATCAAAAGTTTAATCGATCCCGACAATCATACCCGCGCTTTGGAAATTTTAGAAACCCTTTATCAAGAAGGGCAGGACATCTACAAGTTTCTTTGGGATTCTATAGAATTCACTCATACTCTAAATTTGATTCGCGACTCTCTTGCAGATCCAGAGTCGGTCAATTTCCCAAAAGAAGATTTGATTAAGATGAAATCCGATTTCGAATCAGTCGATACATCGAAGTTGAATTTTCTTTCGGGAAAACTTTTCGAACTCTATGAAAGAATCAAAAACATTCGTCTTCGAAATTCATTCGAAATAAAAGTTTTTACTGAAATTCAGATCAAAAAACTCGTTGAGGAATTGACCTACCCAAGTTTGGCGGGTCTCGTTGATAGAATCAATCACCTGATTTTGATGGTTCAAAATTCTAAAAATAATGCGCCGGAACCTCAACAGCCGACCTTGGTTGCCAAAAATGTTACGGAAAGCGATTCTTCAAAAAAAAAAGATGAGTCCATTTCCCGGTCCTTAGAATCACAGATCGAGTCTAACTTTAGAGACGCCGAGGACGCTTTGGCCAATCCTGAACCGCCGAAAACCACCGGAAATCCGGGTGTGATTCCTCAGAAGTTTGATACTAGTACCGAAATCAAAAAGAAATTTCTGGGAACGGAAGTGGATCGTAGTAAATTTCCGAAATTGGATTCTTAATCGATATGTTTGATAAAATGAAAAACTTTTCCGAGATTCTTTCCAACATGGGCGCCTTCCGCGAGAAAATGGAAGAAGTCAAAAAACGTATCTCCGCTCTTCGAGTAACCGGAGATGCAGGAGCGGGAATGGTAACTGTCACCGCGACTGGAGAAGGACTGATTACAAACGTCTTTATCAATAAACAACTGTTCGACGCCGATGACAATAAGATGCTCGAAGATCTCGTCTTGGCTGCGACAAACGACGCTCTTAAAAAAGCGAAGGAAGCGACCGCTTACGAATTTCAGTCCGCCTCCGGCGGTTTAGATTTTTCTGAAATTTCTAAAATGTTCGGTGGAAATATTGGCTAATCATCTTTTAGACGAGATGGTGGAAGCTCTATCTTCTCTTCCCGGTATTGGAAGAAAGAGCGCTTTCCGAATCAGCTTTCATCTATTGAGACTTGAGCAGGGTCTTTTTAATCAATTCATTCATCAGCTTACGGATACAAAGAGTAGAATTCAATTTTGTAAACGTTGCGGTTCTTATTCCGAAACTCCAATCTGTGATATCTGCACTTCGGAAAAAAGAGATTCTCATACGTTCTGTGTGGTGGAACAACCCGAAGATATTTTCTTTATCGAAAACACAAGAGAGTTTCAAGGTAAGTATCACGTTCTAAACGGAGTCATTTCACCGTTGGAGGGAATCGGCCCTCGCGATCTTAGAATCAAAGAGCTCTTGGAAAGAATCGAACCGGAAGAAGTCAAAGAAGTATTGATAGCCACCAATCCGACTTTAGAAGGCGATGCGACCGCCGATTATTTGGCAAGTCAGCTCAAGCCGCTTTCGGTTAACGTAACTCGAATCGCCTACGGAATCACGGTCGGAGGTTCGATCGAACTTTCAGATCAATATACTTTAGGCAGAGCCATTCGGTCCCGATTACAACTTTAGAACCTGTGTTCCGCGGTTACAAAAAATTCTCTGAGAATTTTTCCCTGAGTCGTATCCAAATAAGCTTTCAAACCATCTCCGGCGACAAAGTAACCGGATCTCATTAAAATCTGCATATCGCGAAACGCGTTCCATCTTAGATTGATATTGAATTCTTGTCCAAAATACGCACTCGTCTTATAACCGTTATCGAAATTGAAGTAACGATTGTTTTCTATATAAGGCGACTTGGTTCCGTAGAGTCGATAATAACCCAAGGTCAAAAGCAAAGGGCCGTAAACTACGATGTCTCCGTTAATCCCATATTCATAAAGACCGCTGGAATCTTTTCCTGAAAAGAGAGCATAACCCCCGGTAAAGTCGTTCGCAATGTTCGAGATTGAATACCCCGGTAAAAGAGTTTTATAACCACCGCCTTTTAGATTCGCCTTGGTCCCGTCCTTATCATAACCCGGCCTTCCGGTCGTTCCAACACCGACCAAATTAAAAGTCAAATTCTCACTGTATCGATAAGAGAATTGAAGATCGATCATCCCCCCGGATATATTATGTTTACTGTATTTATTGTATAAGATATTTCCGGCCGCGTCACGGTACGGATCCAGTGCATGTACCTTACCGTGATTGTAGATCCCGTGAACGACAAAACCAAAATTGGATAAATTGATTTCTGTCATCAATCCGTGCCAAAAAAGTTGACCGACTTCGCTATCGAGAGCGATTATATTTCCTTTCGCATTGGAAGTCTTTTCGATCGAATTGATCGTATCATCTAAAAAATAAGAATAGAGTTCATTCTTTACGTTGTTGAAAAGACTCGTTTTGATTTCGTAAAAATAAATATTTGTTCCTAAATAATTTTTATCCGCGTATGTATTTTTATCAAGATCCAGTTGTGCGTTCTGCCTCGCGACAAACCAACCTGCTTCGATAGTAGTATTCCACAAACGAAAGTCTTTGTTCAAAGTAACGCCGGTTCCCGGTGTGAACACGACTCTTCCTCTCGCCGAAGAAAATAATTGTTGTCCCACTCTCAAGCTGAACGCGTCTTCCGGGAGTTTGAAATTGAGATAAAGAAACGTTGTCTGAATATTTACCGGAGCTGAAAAACCTACTTCTCCGCCTTGTCCCGGTCCGACATTGGAATTTTGACCAAAACCTTTTCCGCCAAAGGTAATATCTCCGACTTGAACACCCCAAAGCGCTTCGAAGTATTTCGAAGTGTTGAAGTTCATGTTTACCGTCATTCTCGTATCGAAGTAAGAGATGTCTTCTTTCTGAGGAGAAAGAGTTGTCGGATTTCCTTTCAATCGCTCTGCGATTTCGTTATCGGCGGCTTTCTGTTGTGTCGCTTGATCCTCTGCTTTGAGAGCGGCTTTGTCATAAGGAGTCGCCGCGGTTTGCC
This is a stretch of genomic DNA from Leptospira tipperaryensis. It encodes these proteins:
- a CDS encoding nucleoside deaminase, yielding MDTFLNHKILPDFLNRMESLILLGGEEIPSFTRIYKHEELIAESSNEVEKNSDSSFHSEILCLRDAKEKIGTRYLPECLLITSLEPCLMCAGTILLSRIPKVIYLLPAKQGEGISSLSIETIYSRNFFPELICIPAEMSKEAFKSFFKARRKKFN
- the dnaX gene encoding DNA polymerase III subunit gamma/tau; the encoded protein is MAGTHEVLSRKYRPQRFRDVIHQDLAIGALQNALKSGKIGHAYIFFGPRGVGKTTIARILAKRLNCQNPIENEPCNECSSCTEVTRGISSDVLEIDAASNRGIENIRELRDNVKFAPMGGKYKVYIIDEVHMLTDQSFNALLKTLEEPPSHIVFVLATTEFHKIPETILSRCQDFIFKKVPLSVLQDYSEKLCKIENVQYDQEGLFWIAKKGDGSVRDMLSFMEQAIVFTDSKLIGAAIRKMIGYHGIEFLTSFIKSLIDPDNHTRALEILETLYQEGQDIYKFLWDSIEFTHTLNLIRDSLADPESVNFPKEDLIKMKSDFESVDTSKLNFLSGKLFELYERIKNIRLRNSFEIKVFTEIQIKKLVEELTYPSLAGLVDRINHLILMVQNSKNNAPEPQQPTLVAKNVTESDSSKKKDESISRSLESQIESNFRDAEDALANPEPPKTTGNPGVIPQKFDTSTEIKKKFLGTEVDRSKFPKLDS
- a CDS encoding YbaB/EbfC family nucleoid-associated protein, with the protein product MFDKMKNFSEILSNMGAFREKMEEVKKRISALRVTGDAGAGMVTVTATGEGLITNVFINKQLFDADDNKMLEDLVLAATNDALKKAKEATAYEFQSASGGLDFSEISKMFGGNIG
- the recR gene encoding recombination mediator RecR is translated as MANHLLDEMVEALSSLPGIGRKSAFRISFHLLRLEQGLFNQFIHQLTDTKSRIQFCKRCGSYSETPICDICTSEKRDSHTFCVVEQPEDIFFIENTREFQGKYHVLNGVISPLEGIGPRDLRIKELLERIEPEEVKEVLIATNPTLEGDATADYLASQLKPLSVNVTRIAYGITVGGSIELSDQYTLGRAIRSRLQL